The Chryseobacterium phocaeense genome includes the window TTAAACCTTTTTTTGTTGGTTATCGCGAAGGCGCAAGGTCTTTAAGTATTAAGCTGTTTTTAAGGCGCTGGAAAATCGAAGATTTCCAGCTATTTTTTGGTTAAACTAAATCGTTTTTTGTATTTAAATGAGTTTTATTTTTAAAGTACAATATTGTTCTTTGGAGCAATGGCCGGCGGAAGATCAGCTTCATCCAGCATATCTCTCATATCAATTTCTATGGTACGGCTGATCTGGGTGATCGGCACGTCATTCGGGCTTCCCTCAAAAGGGTTTACGGAAGCTTCCCCTACACTGTCCAGCGTATGGAAACACCAGGTTACCATCAGTGAAAACGGAATATTAAACCAGATCGTCCAGCCTTCCAGCATGGTCCCGTCACCTAATTTATCCAGTTCTTTCAGCAATCCGAACGGTACAAAAAGGATGAACAGCAGCAAAAGATAGGTGGTAATGGATGAGAAATTTCTCGGATAGGGAAAATTCTTGATCCTTTCCGCCTTTCCCTGGTTGTCTGTAAATTTCACCAGCTGCTGGTTGATCTGCGTCCACTGGAAATCGTTGATTTCTCCATGGGCATACGCTTCGGACAATTCCTTGCTCTGGCTGGCCATCAGCTGTGTCGCCCTGTTCTTTTTACTTAAAATATACTGCAGTTCCGTATCGGAAAGATACTTTTGCAACTCCTCATCCAGTTTGGTCAATCGTTCCGGAATGTCGTATTTCTGCGCATATTCGTCATATTGTGCCGTCCCCATATTCTCCCAGGTTCTGGGTTCACGCAGCTGAAACCTCAGGGCTGTGAGCCATGCATAATGACGGTGAAACATTTCTTTTACTTTTTTCGGATCTTTACCCGAAAGGGCATCTCTTAAAATGTATCCGAAACTACGGCTGTCATTGATAATCG containing:
- a CDS encoding bestrophin family protein codes for the protein MHSGKRFGALEFATWTRRSIYVLSILAAIPTVLYFFGWKFISVPWQPIAILGTAVAFIVGFKNNASYSRLWEARQIYGAIINDSRSFGYILRDALSGKDPKKVKEMFHRHYAWLTALRFQLREPRTWENMGTAQYDEYAQKYDIPERLTKLDEELQKYLSDTELQYILSKKNRATQLMASQSKELSEAYAHGEINDFQWTQINQQLVKFTDNQGKAERIKNFPYPRNFSSITTYLLLLFILFVPFGLLKELDKLGDGTMLEGWTIWFNIPFSLMVTWCFHTLDSVGEASVNPFEGSPNDVPITQISRTIEIDMRDMLDEADLPPAIAPKNNIVL